Below is a window of Aerococcus viridans DNA.
TGTTTGGTAGCCCTTATCATAAATGACCTGTACGACCATCTTTGGTAAGGATAGGTCTTCAGCTAGCTGCTGGATAAAGGCTGCAGCTGTATCATCTGCATTGCTTAAGTATTCAGGTTCTATCCATTCATAAACTGATTGCAACAAAATTTGTCCTCATTTCTAAGTTTCGTAGAAAATTAGTCTCTAAATTGGCCTTTTTCATAGGTCATATGAATCAAACGATAGGCTAGGCTTGGCGCCAATCTCATTAGACGGTTCATAATGTCATAGTAAAATGGCACGATTACCTCAAACTGGCCACGTTCAATCGCGGTTGCCATCTTGTCAGCAACAATCTCTGGTGTGGTGGCAAAAGATTGGACATTTTCAAAGTATGACCCATCTTTATCCGCGATATCAAAGAAGGCAGTGTCAACTGGACCAGGCAAGATACAAGTCACCTTAATCTTGGTTGACCACAAATCTTGTCTTAAGCCGTTGGCAAAGGCATGAACGCCCGCTTTACTAGCTGCGTATACAGCTGATTTAGGCGTTTGAATTAAGCCAGCAACTGACCCAATTAAGGTGATATTATTGGCTTCCGTATCTTGGTCTAACATCCCAGCTGCAAAGCGTTTTGAAAGGAACATGGTTAATAATAAATTAGTATGGGTCAGTTTAGCGATTTGCGAATAAGCTTGGTCACTAATTGCAGAAAAATCACCGAACCCTAAACAATGGACAAAATTTTCGATTTGTCCTTTGTCAAAGCAATATTGGGCGAATTTCTCGGCTTCGTCACCAGTCACTAAGTCCGCTGTATAAGCTAAAACTTGTCCTGCACCTAATTCCTTGGCCTGTTTCTTTGTTTCGTACAATCGCTTTTCATTTCGACCGTTGATGATGATATTTCTACCTTCGCTGGCCATTTTATAAGCAAAAGCTTGACCGATTCCTGAAGATGCACCTGTAATGACTGTGTATGTTTGAGACATTTTCATCACTCCTATAAATGTGGCTACTTATCCGAGACTGATTGAATCAAAATCTTTTACAATTTGGCTGTTGGCAAACACTTTCCTAGCATCTGCCTCTAGTTGCTGTGAGGCTTTTCCTACATATCTAGCTGAGATATGGGTTAGTAATAATTGTTTGACATTGGCTTCCTTAGCCACTTGACCGGCTTGT
It encodes the following:
- a CDS encoding SDR family NAD(P)-dependent oxidoreductase — encoded protein: MSQTYTVITGASSGIGQAFAYKMASEGRNIIINGRNEKRLYETKKQAKELGAGQVLAYTADLVTGDEAEKFAQYCFDKGQIENFVHCLGFGDFSAISDQAYSQIAKLTHTNLLLTMFLSKRFAAGMLDQDTEANNITLIGSVAGLIQTPKSAVYAASKAGVHAFANGLRQDLWSTKIKVTCILPGPVDTAFFDIADKDGSYFENVQSFATTPEIVADKMATAIERGQFEVIVPFYYDIMNRLMRLAPSLAYRLIHMTYEKGQFRD